From Pongo pygmaeus isolate AG05252 chromosome 1, NHGRI_mPonPyg2-v2.0_pri, whole genome shotgun sequence, one genomic window encodes:
- the KDF1 gene encoding keratinocyte differentiation factor 1, whose translation MPRPGHPRPASGPPRLGPWERPTELCLETYDKPPQPPPSRRTRRPDPKDPGHHGPESITFISGSAEPAPESPTCCLLWRPWVWEWCRAAFCFRRCRDCLQRCGACVRGCSPCLSTEDSTEGAAEASWAKEHNGVPPSPDRAPPSRRDGQRLKSTMGSSFSYPDVKLKGIPVYPYPRGTSPAPDADSCCKEPLADPPPMRHSLPSTLASSPRGSEEYYSFHESDLDLPEMGSGSMSSREIDVLIFKKLTELFSVHQIDELAKCTSDTVFLEKTSKISDLISSITQDYHLDEQDAEGRLVRGIIRISTRKSRARPQTSEGRSTRAAAPTAAAPDSGHETMVGSGLSQDELTVQISQETTADAIARKLRPYGAPGYPASHDSSFQGTDTDSSGAPLLQVYC comes from the exons ATGCCCCGCCCTGGACACCCCCGCCCAGCATCTGGGCCTCCACGCTTGGGACCCTGGGAGCGGCCAACAGAGCTATGTCTGGAGACATATGATAAaccacctcagcccccaccaaGCCGCCGCACCCGTAGACCAGACCCCAAGGACCCTGGCCACCATGGGCCAGAGAGCATTACCTTCATCTCTGGCTCTGCTGAGCCGGCCCCTGAGTCCCCCACCTGCTGCCTGCTCTGGCGACCCTGGGTGTGGGAGTGGTGCCGGGCTGCCTTCTGCTTCCGCCGCTGCAGGGATTGCCTCCAGCGCTGTGGAGCCTGTGTGCGGGGATGCAGCCCCTGCCTGTCTACTGAGGACTCCACTGAGGGGGCTGCCGAAGCCAGCTGGGCCAAAGAACACAATGGAGTGCCCCCCAGCCCTGATCGTGCACCCCCCAGCCGGCGGGACGGCCAGCGGCTCAAGTCAACCATGGGCAGCAGCTTCAGCTACCCCGATGTTAAGCTCAAAGGCATCCCTGTGTATCCCTACCCGAGGGGCACCTCCCCAGCCCCTGATGCGGACTCTTGCTGCAAGGAGCCACTGGCCGATCCCCCACCCATGCGACACAGCCTGCCCAGCACCCTTGCCAGTAGTCCTCGTGGCTCCGAGGAGTACTACTCTTTCCATGAATCGGACCTGGACCTGCCCGAGATGGGCAGTGGCTCCATGTCGAGCCGAGAGATTGATGTGCTCATCTTCAAGAAGCTGACAGAGCTGTTCAGCGTACACCAGATCGATGAGCTGGCCAAGTGCACATCAGACACTGTGTTCCTGGAGAAGACCAGTAAGATCTCGGACCTTATCAGCAGCATCACGCAGGACTACCACCTGGATGAGCAGGATGCTGAGGGCCGCCTGGTACGCGGCATCATTCGCATTAGTACCCGAAAGAGCCGTGCTCGCCCACAGACCTCGGAGGGTCGTTCAACTCGGGCTGCTGCCCCGACCGCTGCTGCCCCTGACAGTGGCCATGAGACCATGGTGGGCTCAGGTCTCAGCCAGGATG AGCTGACAGTGCAGATCTCCCAGGAGACGACTGCAGATGCCATCGCCCGGAAGCTGAGGCCTTATGGAGCTCCAG GGTACCCAGCCAGCCATGACTCATCCTTCCAGGGCACCGACACAGACTCGTCGGGGGCACCCTTGCTCCAGGTGTACTGCTAA